The genomic region GCAATACCGGACGGAAAACCGCTTGGCACTTTTCCTGATACTGCTTCGAAGGCACCCCAACGAATTTTGCGCCTATAGGCATAGGCCGGAAGTTGAAGACGGTCAAGCGATGGAAAAAGTCTGATTTTAAAGAAATTCCTTAAATCGACCCCCAATTTGTATATGGTTTATTAAAATTCTCGGCTTTAATCTATGCTCGGGGTGCATCTGAATCGGGTTGCTCATAGTGCTAACAAACGAGACGGTCCGCTCGTGGAGTGGAGCCGTATAATCCTGTAGGATCAGTAGGATGAGGGGAATGCGATGAGGAAGCGGGGGGGCGCTTCGGCTTCGGCGGAAGGTACGATGGCGCGCACGTCCGAACAGGACTTCCGCATCCTTTTTACGACGCATCCGACACCCATGTGGGTTTATGACCCGGAAACGCTGCGTTTCATCGTGATGAATGACGCCGCATACCGGCTTTATGGTTATACAGCCGACGAAATCCCGGCCATGACCGTGCTCGATATTCGCCCGCAAACCGAGCGGGACCGGATGCTTGCCGCCATTCGTGATCGCAGCGACCTTGAGCGCCCGGAGCGCTGGCAGCATCTGCGCGCCAATGGTGAAACCATCGATGTTCTGACTTACGGACGCCAGGTGCTGTTCGACGGCAAGGAAGCCATTCTCGCCATCGTTCAGGACAGGACGGAAGTGACGGAGGCCAATCGTCAGGCAAGTCACGCGCAGACCTTGCTGGACAGCCTCGTCAACAACTTGCCGCTTGGCGTGTTCGTCAAGGACATGCAGGATAATGGTCGTTACGTGCTCTTCAATCAGGCGGCATCCGTGGCGAGCGGACAGCCGATAGAAGAAGCCCTCGGCGCTACCGACCTCGATCTTTTCCCAAAGCGCGAGGCAGCCGTCATTCTCGAGCAGGACCGCATGGCGATGCGGCGCCGGGACGTGCTGAGCGTCGAACGCAAGGTGGAGCGCAAGGACGGAACCTCGCGCACGATGCGGATCATAAGATGCTCCATTCCGCCGGTCGAAGGCGATGAGCCCCGCTATTTGATCGGCCTTCTCGAGGATGTGACCGAGCGGCGCGAAATCGAGGAGCGCATGGCGCATATCGCCATGCATGACAGCCTGACCGGCCTGCCGAACCGGGCCTATTTCGCCCATCACGTCGAGAGCCTGCTGAAGAAGGGCGGCGATTCCGAGCCTTTCGCATTGTTCTATCTCGACATCGATCATTTCAAGAACATCAACGACAGTATCGGCCATCAGGCGGGCGACCAGCTTTTGCAGGAAGTCGCGCGTCGGCTGAAACAGATTACGACCCCGGACGAATTCATCGCGCGGCTGGGCGGCGATGAGTTTGCAATCGTCTATCGCAGCGGCACGCTGGGGCAGATCGCGATGTTTGCCGACCGCGTGCTTTCGGCTTTTCAGGACTCGTTCAAACTGGTCGGCAATTCGGAATTTGTGACGTGCAGCATGGGTATTTCCCAGGCACCGCTGCATGGCGATAATCCCGATGCGTTGATGCGCAACGCCGATCTGGCACTTTACGCGTCAAAATCCGGTGGACGCCGCACATTCCGTTTTTATCAGCATTCCCTGCGTCTGGCGGCCGAGAAGCGTCACGTCATGACCGGGGAGCTTCGGCAGGCATTGCTTGATGAACAGTTCGAGCTTCACTACCAGCCGATCTTCAACCTTGAAAGCGGCAGGATTTCCGGCTTCGAGGCGCTGATCCGCTGGCGTCATCCCGAGCGCGGCATGGTTTCTCCGGCCGAGTTCATTCCCCTGGCGGAAGAAACCGGGCTGATCGGGCCGATTGGCGACTGGGTTTTGAGGGCGGCCTGCCGGGAAGCTGTCCTCTGGCCGGAAGACATCAAGGTTTCCGTCAATCTCTCGCCGGTCCAGTTCAGCCAGACGACGCTCCTGCAATCGGTTACCGATGCGCTTGAAGCGGCGCGGCTTTCGCCAGACAGGCTCGAGCTTGAAATCACGGAATCGGTCTTCCTCTCGAACAGCAAGAACAATATCGAGCTGCTGTTCGAGCTTCGGCGGCTGGGTGTCCGTATTGCGATGGATGATTTCGGAACCGGCTATTCGTCGCTCAGCTATCTGCGTTCCTTCCCGTTCGACAAGATCAAGATCGACCGCAGTTTCGTTTCGGGCATAGAGGTCGATACGCGTGACCTCGCCATCATTCAGGCCGTGGCGACGCTTGGCGCCGGTTTCAATATTGTCACCACGGCAGAAGGCGTTGAAACCGCGCAGCAGCTTGAACGTTTGAAGTCGGAACGGTTTGGCGAGGTTCAGGGTTTCCTCACCGGTCGGCCAATGCCTGCGGGCGACGTGCATTCCTTTATCCAGAATCGCAGCAATGCCGGGCTGGGGCTGGTCGCGGCGCATAATACCTTGCCGATCTAGCACTGCAGTTGAAAACTCGTCAGGCCATGGCGAAAAGAGTGATTTTTGAGCACCGGAGCGGAGCGTACTTAAGGGTACGTGAGCACCGGAGCGCAAAAAAATGCTCTTTGCAGCCCGGCATCATGAGGAACGCAACTGTAGTGCTCGAGCCGTCTCCCGAAACGGCGGGGAGCCGCATTCGCGACAAACGCAATATCCAAATCGAACTTGTGTCGAAAAGGGCTTGACCTTCCAACGGTGGGAAGGCCTATTTAAGGAGCAACTCTCGAATTATGCCCTTCCCGGGCGGTGAAAGGGATTGCCATGAACAAGCCTGTAAATCACGAAACCATCAGCTTTCCTGTCCCTGTCGAAGGGATGAGTTGCGCTTCATGCGTGTCGTCCGTGGAAAAAGCTGTCGCCAAGGTTCCTGGCGTCGACAAGGTGTCCGTCAATCTCGCAACTGAACGCGCCGACGTGACTTTCAAGGGCGCGCCGGATTTGCCGTCGGTGATCGATGCCATTCGCAAGGCGGGCTATGAAGTGCCCGCCGCCAGCATCGATCTGGCCATCGAGGGCATGAGCTGCGCGTCCTGCGTGAGCAAGGTCGAAAAGGCTTTGAACGGCGTGCCGGGTGTGACCCGCGCCAGCGTCAACCTTGCAACGGAGCGGGCGCATGTCGATCTGGCCGGGCAGGTGTCGGTCGGTGAGCTTGTCAAGGCCGTTGAAGCTGCCGGCTATGAGGCGCGGTCGCTTGATGACGGGCAGGGCAGTGACAAACAGGAAACTCAGTCCGAAAAGCGGGATGCGGAAGCGGCAGAGCTGAAGAAAAGCGTCATCCTTGCCGCCCTTCTGACATTGCCCGTCTTCGTGCTGGAAATGGGGTCGCATCTCATCCCGGCGGTTCATATGTTCGTCATGGACCGCATCGGCATGCAGAACAGCTGGTATCTGCAACTCGTGCTCACGACGCTGGTCCTGTTTGGCCCCGGTTTGCGCTTTTTCAGGAAGGGCATCCCGACGCTCCTGCGCGGCACGCCGGACATGAATTCGCTCGTGGTGGTGGGTACGCTCGCAGCCTGGGGCTTCTCCGTCGTCGCGACCTTTTTCCCGGCGGTGCTGCCTGAAGGCACGGTAAACGTCTATTTTGAAGCCGCCGCCGTCATCGTCACGCTGATCCTGATCGGACGTTTTCTGGAAGCGCGCGCCAAGGGGCGCACCAGTGCGGCTATCAGCCGGCTAGTGGGCTTGCAGGCGAAGTCGGCGCGTGTCGTGCGTGATGGCGAAACGGTCGATGTGCCGCTCGAAGATGTTCGCGCAGGCGATGTCGTACAGGTTCGCCCCGGCGAGAAAGTGCCGGTCGATGGCGAAGTGATCGAAGGTTCGTCCTATGTCGATGAATCGATGATCACCGGCGAGCCCGTACCCGTCGCCAAGGAAAAAGGCGCGGAAGTGGTCGGCGGCACGATCAATAAGACCGGCGCCTTCACCTTCCGCGCCACCAAGGTTGGCCGCGACATGGTGATTTCGCAAATCATCCGCATGGTCGAGGACGCGCAGGCCGACAAGCTGCCCATTCAGGCCATGGTCGACAAGGTGACGGGCTGGTTCGTCCCCGCGGTTATGGCCGCCGCCGCCCTGACCTTCGCGCTGTGGCTGGCGATTGGCGGCACGGGCATGCTCGGTTACGCGCTGGTGAACGCCATTGCGGTTCTCATCATTGCCTGCCCGTGCGCCATGGGCCTTGCCACGCCGACATCGATCATGGTCGGCACCGGTCGTGCGGCTGAGTTCGGCGTCCTGTTCCGCCGTGGTGATGCATTGCAGACCTTGCGCGACGCTTCCGTAATCGCCGTCGACAAGACCGGCACGCTGACGCAAGGGAAACCCGCACTCGCGCATTTCGCAACGGTCGAGGGCTTCGACAGGGACGAGCTTCTGGCGCTTGTGGCAGCGGTGGAAGCCCGCTCCGAACACCCGATTGCCGATGCGATTGTGGAAGCAGCGAAGGCGAAGGGATTGAAGCTCGCGGACGTATCGGCTTTTGAAGCAGTCCCCGGTTTCGGCTTGAAGGCGCAGGTTTCCGGCCATGAGGTGGCGATTGGCGCCGACCGTTACATGGCGAAGCTTGGGGCTGATGTTGCTGCCTTTGCCGATGATGCGAAGCGCCTCGGCGATGAAGGGCAGTCTCCGCTCTATGCGGCCGTTGACGGCAAGCTGGCGGGCGATCCTCACCGTCGCCGACCCGATGAAGGAAACCACGCCAGCGGCGATTGCCGCCCTTCACGAGCAGGGACTGAAGGTCGCCATGATCACCGGCGACAATCGCCGCACGGCTGAGGCCATCGCCAAACGTCTGGGTATCGATGAAGTGGTTGCGGAAGTGCTGCCGGACGGCAAGGTCGAGGCGCTGAAACGCCTTTCGGCGGGCGGCAAGCGGATCGCCTTTGTCGGTGACGGCATCAACGACGCGCCCGCACTCGCCGCTGCCGATGTCGGTATTGCCATTGGCACCGGAACGGATATCGCGATTGAAAGTGCTGACGTGGTGCTGATGTCGGGGGATCTGCGCGGCGTGGTCAATGCCATCGCCATATCGAAGGCGACGATCCGCAATATCGGCGAGAACCTGTTCTGGGCCTTCGCCTATAACGTCGCCCTGATCCCCGTCGCGGCGGGTGTGCTCTATCCCTTCACCGGCACGCTGTTGTCGCCGGTTCTGGCGGCAGGCGCCATGGCTTTCTCGAGCATTTTTGTCCTGAGCAACGCCTTGCGGCTCAAGGCCTTCAAAAGCCCGATAGAGGCGTGAACAAGAAAGGCGCGGTGTTGACCGCGCCTTTCGATTTCAGTGGGTTCCTACGGCCTTGCCATAAGTCCGCACGACATTGCGGACGGCTTCCACCATCAGTGCATGCGGCGTTGCTTCCACCTGTCCCGAAGCGACAGCCGGATAGAGCGTGCCGAGATATTGGCTGATCAGCGTTTCCGGTATCTTGCGACCTTCCAGACGCTTCAAAAGCGCATCCACGGCAGCCGTCGCCACCGGATGCGGCCAGTAATAGCGGATGCGGTCGCTATAGGAAAAATGGCGTTGCAGCCGCAGTTCTTCCGCGTCCCCGTGGTAATATTTTTCCCAGTTCTTCGGCTCGGCCAGAAGCAGCGCTTCCATCTTGCCGCGCAGGGTTTCTTCTTCCGGCAGCTTGTCGAGGAAGGCCGCAATCTGGTCGAGGCCATAGAGCGCCTCGCGCAGCGCGAAAGTCAGGCCGGGACCGACTTTCAAAATGGCGAAACCATCGTGAACCAGATCGGAAAGCGCTTCCACCGGCTGATAATCGGTCGAGTGCGCTTCGAACACGAATTGCGGCATTTCGCCGAGAACGCCGCTCAGCGCCGTCGCCTTCTCGCTGTTGTAAAACACGACATTCTCGTTGCCGAACTCCACGCCGGGCTGCACCACGACGCCGATGGCGCGGGCAAAGGCATCGTCCAGTCCGAGTGCTGCGAAAGCCTTGCGGTGAATGGCGACGGTTTCGACCGCCGCGTCCGGCCTGGTCAGTTCCAGCTCTTCGATTTCTTCCATCGCGCCGCCGGGGATCGGCACTTCGGTGCCGATGATGTAGACCGGCAGATCGTAGCCGGCTTCACGGGCGGCAGTTTCCGAAACTTTTGCAAGACGCGCCGCGCGCTCGGCGGTCACGGCATCGGGCAGGGCGACCGGCTCGCCCGCGCAGCCCATCGACGTGTCGAGATGGATCTTGGTGAAGCCCGCGCGCACGAAAGCGTCGATCATCACGTCCGACTTCGCAAGGGCTTCCTCGGCGGGCAGGTGCTTCCACGGGTTGGGACCAAGATGGTCGCCGCCCAGAATAAGCCGCCTGGTGTCGAAGCCGACGCGGGCTGCGATTTCTTCCACAAAACGGCGGAAGTCGGCAGGCGTCATGCCGGTATAGCCGCCATCCTGATTGACCTGATTGCAGGTGGCCTCGATCAGCACATCCGTGCCGGTCGCCACGCCTTCGAGCAGGGCTGCTTCGATCACCAGAGGATGCGCAGAGCAGATCGACGTGATGCCGCCACGAACCCCGCTGGCGTAACGTGCGGGAAGTGCGCTAAGAACTTTCGTGCTGCTCATGCTGGAACTCCGTATTTCTGAAGGAAGGCATCGATTTCAGCCATGGTCGAGGTGCCCTCCATCGGCCCCTTGACGCCAACGGCGCGCGCGCCGGGTGGCATTGGCGATGACGAGAGCGTCCTTCGGTGCCATGTCGCGCAGCCAGCAGGTGACGAATGCCGCGCCAAAACTGTCGCCCGCGCCGGTCGGGTCGATTTCATCGACCTTGAAAGCGGGCGCGAAAACTTCGCCGGACCGGTCGAAATAGCTGGCGCCTTCCGCGCCGCGCTTGATGACGACGGCCTTGATGCCGCGCGCCAGCAGTTCTTCCACGGCGGCCTTTTCCTCGGTCGCCCTGGTGAAGAGGAAGATTTCCGGGCCGCTCGGCATGAACAGGTCGGTATTCTCCAGCGCATGGGCCAATGCCTGACGCATGCCCGGCAATTCCAGCATTTCCTTGCGGATATTCGGGTCGAAGGACACGGTGCCGCCCTTCGCCTTGATGCGGATCGTCGCCTCGTGGATCGCCGAGACAATGCCTTCGGAGAAGAGCGCCGAACCCATGATATGCAGGTGATCGGCGGTCTCGATCAGCCTTTCGGCTTCCGGTGTCAGGCCGATGGCGCTGCATGCGCTGTGCTTGATATTGAAGATGAAATCGCGATTGCCGTCCGGGCGATAGCGCACGAAGGCGCTGCCGGTCGCCGCTGTCGGATGCACGCCGATGGCCGAAACATCCACGCCGTCTCTTTGCAGGCGTTCGACATTGAGCGCGCCGAAATCGTCATTGCCGACCGCGCTGACCATGCCGCATGGCTGGCCCATCCGGGCGGCCTGATCGATGAAGATCGCGGGCGCGCCGGAAGCGAACGGGCCGATCAATGGGATGGCGGACTTGAAGCCGTTGCCGGTTTCCACGGCCATGATTTCGACGACGATCTCGCCGATGGTGATGATCTTCTTCATATGGGGCACCGCGATTACGTGCGCAT from Brucella intermedia LMG 3301 harbors:
- a CDS encoding putative bifunctional diguanylate cyclase/phosphodiesterase, which codes for MRKRGGASASAEGTMARTSEQDFRILFTTHPTPMWVYDPETLRFIVMNDAAYRLYGYTADEIPAMTVLDIRPQTERDRMLAAIRDRSDLERPERWQHLRANGETIDVLTYGRQVLFDGKEAILAIVQDRTEVTEANRQASHAQTLLDSLVNNLPLGVFVKDMQDNGRYVLFNQAASVASGQPIEEALGATDLDLFPKREAAVILEQDRMAMRRRDVLSVERKVERKDGTSRTMRIIRCSIPPVEGDEPRYLIGLLEDVTERREIEERMAHIAMHDSLTGLPNRAYFAHHVESLLKKGGDSEPFALFYLDIDHFKNINDSIGHQAGDQLLQEVARRLKQITTPDEFIARLGGDEFAIVYRSGTLGQIAMFADRVLSAFQDSFKLVGNSEFVTCSMGISQAPLHGDNPDALMRNADLALYASKSGGRRTFRFYQHSLRLAAEKRHVMTGELRQALLDEQFELHYQPIFNLESGRISGFEALIRWRHPERGMVSPAEFIPLAEETGLIGPIGDWVLRAACREAVLWPEDIKVSVNLSPVQFSQTTLLQSVTDALEAARLSPDRLELEITESVFLSNSKNNIELLFELRRLGVRIAMDDFGTGYSSLSYLRSFPFDKIKIDRSFVSGIEVDTRDLAIIQAVATLGAGFNIVTTAEGVETAQQLERLKSERFGEVQGFLTGRPMPAGDVHSFIQNRSNAGLGLVAAHNTLPI
- a CDS encoding D-tagatose-bisphosphate aldolase, class II, non-catalytic subunit; translation: MSSTKVLSALPARYASGVRGGITSICSAHPLVIEAALLEGVATGTDVLIEATCNQVNQDGGYTGMTPADFRRFVEEIAARVGFDTRRLILGGDHLGPNPWKHLPAEEALAKSDVMIDAFVRAGFTKIHLDTSMGCAGEPVALPDAVTAERAARLAKVSETAAREAGYDLPVYIIGTEVPIPGGAMEEIEELELTRPDAAVETVAIHRKAFAALGLDDAFARAIGVVVQPGVEFGNENVVFYNSEKATALSGVLGEMPQFVFEAHSTDYQPVEALSDLVHDGFAILKVGPGLTFALREALYGLDQIAAFLDKLPEEETLRGKMEALLLAEPKNWEKYYHGDAEELRLQRHFSYSDRIRYYWPHPVATAAVDALLKRLEGRKIPETLISQYLGTLYPAVASGQVEATPHALMVEAVRNVVRTYGKAVGTH